The nucleotide window AGCTTCCCGTGCTCGGCAACCTCCTGCAGCTCGGCGGCCGGCCACACCGGTACTTCCAGTCGCTCACCCAGAAGTACGGGCCGGTGGTGCAGGTGCAGCTCGGCCGCGTGCGGATGGTCGTCGTCGCGTCGCCTGAGGCGGCCAAGGAGGTTCTCCGGACGAACGACCTGCACTGCTGCAGCCGCCCAAATTCACCAGGCAAGTGTGTAGTTCGAATCTGTAGTTCTGTACTTCTCTAGCTCTACATCCACTCACAAGTCCTCAATTTTTAGTTCAAAATTTGTATCGGATATGAACGTACTTGGATGTTGCTATCACCACGCAGGTGCGAGGATGCTGAGCTACAACTTCCTCGACGTGGCTTTCGGCCCCTACAGCGACTACTGGCGCGAGATGCGGAAGCTCCTCGTGCTGGAGCTGCTGAGCGTGAGGCGCGTCCAGTCCTTCGCCTACGCCCGGGCCGCAGAGGTGGACCGCCTtgtctcctccctcgccggcaCCCCTCCGGGCACCCCCGTCGACCTCAGCGAGCAGCTGTACGCGCTCTCGGACGGCATCATCGGCACGGTGGCCTTCGGGAAGATGTACGGGTCGGAGTCGTTCGAGAGAACCAGCTTCCAGCGGATGATGGACGAGACGCTGCGGGTGCTCGGCAGCTTCACGTTCGAGGACTTCTTCCCGTCGTCGGCGCTCGCACGGTGGGCGGACGCCCTCACCGGCGTGGCGTCGCGGCGGCGGAGGGTCTTCCTCAGGATCGATAGGTTCTTCGACGCGGTCATCGACAAGCACCTCGAGCCGGGGAGGCTGGCGGCCGGGGTGCAGGAGGACATGGTCGACGCGCTGGTGAAGATGTGGAGGGATCAAGATGGGGCTCTGGCGCTGACGCGTGATAACATCAAGGGAATCCTGATGGTGCGGTTCGTTCGACCACAATCTACATTCAGTTACTGCTAATATTGGACAACCGATGTCACAGAATTCATCATGTTAATTTTCATTTCAGGATACATTCGCCGGTGGGATCGACACTTGCGCTGTGACGACGATCTGGATCATGGCGGAGCTGATGAGGAACCCAAGGGTGATGCGGAAGGCGCAGTCGGAGGTACGCGCCGCGGTGGGGAACAAATCCAGAGTGTACGAA belongs to Triticum urartu cultivar G1812 chromosome 7, Tu2.1, whole genome shotgun sequence and includes:
- the LOC125522861 gene encoding 4-hydroxyphenylacetaldehyde oxime monooxygenase-like produces the protein MAASSPPKSQPITMGPLPPLVLALFLLPLLYLFFRGGSKGRSTQGARNAPGPPKQLPVLGNLLQLGGRPHRYFQSLTQKYGPVVQVQLGRVRMVVVASPEAAKEVLRTNDLHCCSRPNSPGARMLSYNFLDVAFGPYSDYWREMRKLLVLELLSVRRVQSFAYARAAEVDRLVSSLAGTPPGTPVDLSEQLYALSDGIIGTVAFGKMYGSESFERTSFQRMMDETLRVLGSFTFEDFFPSSALARWADALTGVASRRRRVFLRIDRFFDAVIDKHLEPGRLAAGVQEDMVDALVKMWRDQDGALALTRDNIKGILMDTFAGGIDTCAVTTIWIMAELMRNPRVMRKAQSEVRAAVGNKSRVYEEDAQGLKYLKMIVKENFRLHPPGPLLIPRETMQSCEVAGYSVPAGTRIHVNVWAMGRDPEIWDRPEEFFPERFEDAQVDFRGLHFELLPFGSGRRACPAVAMGVANVEVVLANLLYCFDWELPEGVKEDDVDMEETGQLVFSKKVALELVPVKR